In the genome of bacterium, one region contains:
- a CDS encoding DUF1559 domain-containing protein, translating into REKARQVTCISNQGQISKALFTYLSDWNEKFPYSRFRDNPNDGSSYQYRYNWRRAIWSYVKNYASRECPSNKWALLSQSDVWNLGTTPGDETNRNYPKAQWIPASYAVNGWYFHEGRLSPARPRNYAEIQAPASLIMLVESRLKVPDLNYYNQGSMLTDPRTKLLVAGFNVHGGKIMNWAFCDGHVQALNLRRTIYPSQMWSDVAKDQAATEACWTTDNCSEPWGGRCTGKAWGSYAEYM; encoded by the coding sequence AGAGAAAAAGCGCGTCAGGTGACGTGTATCTCAAACCAAGGGCAAATCAGCAAAGCTTTGTTTACTTATTTGTCAGATTGGAACGAGAAGTTCCCCTATAGCCGTTTCCGCGATAACCCGAATGACGGTTCATCTTACCAATATCGTTACAATTGGCGTCGCGCTATTTGGAGCTATGTGAAGAATTATGCGTCAAGGGAATGCCCTTCAAATAAGTGGGCTCTTTTATCTCAAAGCGATGTATGGAATCTGGGCACCACGCCAGGAGATGAAACGAATCGCAATTATCCAAAAGCTCAGTGGATACCTGCGAGTTATGCTGTGAACGGATGGTATTTTCATGAAGGACGCTTGAGCCCCGCACGGCCAAGAAATTACGCGGAAATCCAAGCACCCGCAAGCCTTATTATGCTGGTCGAATCTAGGCTAAAAGTACCAGATTTAAATTATTATAACCAAGGCAGCATGCTAACGGATCCAAGGACAAAACTACTTGTCGCTGGTTTCAATGTTCACGGGGGAAAGATCATGAACTGGGCCTTTTGCGATGGTCACGTTCAAGCTCTTAATCTTCGCAGAACTATTTATCCCTCTCAAATGTGGTCTGATGTTGCTAAAGATCAAGCTGCCACAGAAGCATGCTGGACCACTGATAATTGTTCCGAGCCTTGGGGTGGCCGCTGCACTGGCAAAGCTTGGGGAAGCTACGCAGAGTATATGTAA